The Mesorhizobium koreense genome includes a window with the following:
- the groES gene encoding co-chaperone GroES — protein sequence MAKTKFRPLHDRVVVRRVESEEKSAGGIIIPDTAKEKPQEGEIIAVGSGARDEAGKLVPLDVKAGDRILFGKWSGTEVKLNGEDFLIMKESDIMGVIG from the coding sequence ATGGCAAAGACGAAATTCCGCCCGCTTCATGACCGCGTGGTCGTACGCCGGGTCGAATCTGAGGAGAAGTCGGCCGGCGGGATCATCATCCCGGATACCGCCAAGGAGAAGCCGCAGGAAGGCGAAATCATCGCCGTCGGTTCGGGCGCACGCGACGAGGCGGGCAAGCTTGTTCCACTCGACGTGAAGGCCGGGGACCGTATCCTGTTCGGCAAGTGGTCGGGTACGGAAGTCAAGCTCAATGGCGAGGATTTCCTGATCATGAAGGAATCCGACATCATGGGCGTGATCGGCTGA
- the groL gene encoding chaperonin GroEL (60 kDa chaperone family; promotes refolding of misfolded polypeptides especially under stressful conditions; forms two stacked rings of heptamers to form a barrel-shaped 14mer; ends can be capped by GroES; misfolded proteins enter the barrel where they are refolded when GroES binds) — MAAKEVKFSRDARERMLRGVNILADAVKVTLGPKGRNVVLDKSFGAPRITKDGVTVAKEIELEDKFENMGAQMVREVAAKTNDMAGDGTTTATVLAQSIVQEGHKAVAAGMNPMDLKRGIDLAVADVVASLVKGAKKIKTSEEVAQVGTISANGDESVGKMIAQAMQKVGNEGVITVEEAKTADTELEVVEGMQFDRGYLSPYFITNPDKMVAELEDAYILLHEKKLSNLQAMLPVLEAVVQSSKPLVIIAEDVEGEALATLVVNKLRGGLKVAAVKAPGFGDRRKAMLEDIAILTGGQVISEDLGIKLENVGLNMLGRAKRVRIEKENTTIVDGAGKKAEIQGRVGQIKAQIEETTSDYDREKLQERLAKLAGGVAVIRVGGSTEIEVKEKKDRVDDALNATRAAVEEGIVAGGGVALLRATQAIKSVGANADQTAGINIVRRALQAPARQIATNAGAEASIVAGKILENKGNTFGYNAQSGEYGDMITMGIVDPVKVVRHALQDAASVAGLLVTTEAMIAEAPKKDSPAPAMPGGGMGGMGGMDF, encoded by the coding sequence ATGGCTGCCAAGGAAGTAAAATTCTCTCGTGACGCACGCGAGCGCATGCTGCGCGGTGTCAACATCCTCGCCGACGCGGTGAAGGTCACGCTGGGGCCGAAGGGCCGCAACGTCGTGCTCGACAAGTCGTTCGGCGCGCCGCGCATCACCAAGGACGGCGTCACCGTCGCCAAGGAGATCGAGCTTGAGGACAAGTTCGAGAACATGGGCGCTCAGATGGTGCGCGAAGTCGCCGCCAAGACCAATGACATGGCCGGTGACGGCACCACCACCGCGACCGTCCTCGCTCAGTCGATCGTCCAGGAAGGCCATAAGGCCGTTGCCGCGGGCATGAACCCGATGGACCTGAAGCGCGGCATCGACCTTGCCGTTGCCGATGTGGTGGCCAGCCTCGTGAAGGGCGCCAAGAAGATCAAGACGTCCGAGGAAGTCGCGCAGGTCGGCACCATCTCGGCGAACGGCGACGAGTCGGTCGGCAAGATGATTGCCCAGGCCATGCAGAAGGTCGGCAATGAGGGCGTCATCACGGTCGAGGAAGCCAAGACCGCCGATACCGAGCTCGAGGTCGTCGAAGGCATGCAGTTCGATCGCGGCTACCTCTCGCCCTATTTCATCACCAACCCGGACAAGATGGTCGCCGAACTCGAGGACGCCTACATCCTGCTCCACGAGAAGAAGCTCTCCAACCTGCAGGCCATGCTGCCGGTGCTCGAGGCGGTCGTGCAGTCGTCCAAGCCGCTTGTCATCATCGCCGAGGATGTCGAGGGCGAGGCTCTTGCCACGCTCGTCGTCAACAAGCTGCGCGGCGGCCTCAAGGTTGCGGCCGTCAAGGCGCCGGGCTTCGGTGATCGCCGCAAGGCCATGCTGGAAGACATCGCCATCCTGACTGGCGGTCAGGTGATTTCCGAGGATCTCGGCATCAAGCTCGAGAATGTCGGCCTCAACATGCTGGGCCGCGCCAAGCGCGTCCGCATCGAGAAGGAGAACACCACCATCGTCGACGGCGCGGGCAAGAAGGCCGAGATCCAGGGCCGCGTCGGCCAGATCAAGGCGCAGATCGAGGAGACCACCTCGGACTACGACCGCGAGAAGCTGCAGGAGCGTCTGGCCAAGCTGGCGGGCGGCGTCGCGGTGATCCGCGTCGGCGGCTCGACCGAGATCGAGGTCAAGGAGAAGAAGGACCGCGTCGACGACGCTCTCAACGCGACCCGCGCGGCCGTCGAAGAAGGCATCGTGGCTGGCGGCGGCGTCGCTCTCCTGCGCGCCACGCAGGCGATCAAGTCGGTCGGCGCCAATGCCGACCAGACGGCAGGCATCAACATCGTGCGCCGCGCTCTGCAGGCTCCCGCCCGCCAGATCGCGACCAACGCCGGTGCTGAAGCTTCGATCGTGGCCGGCAAGATCCTGGAAAACAAAGGTAACACCTTCGGCTACAACGCCCAGTCCGGCGAATATGGCGACATGATCACGATGGGGATCGTCGATCCGGTCAAGGTCGTGCGCCACGCGCTGCAGGATGCGGCGTCGGTCGCCGGTCTGCTGGTCACGACCGAGGCCATGATCGCCGAGGCACCGAAGAAGGACTCGCCGGCTCCGGCGATGCCCGGCGGCGGCATGGGCGGCATGGGCGGCATGGACTTCTAA
- a CDS encoding class I SAM-dependent methyltransferase: MVSALNGTARGPADAGVDPASFIKMNMRLQPVPSIPEISLYMAHPASNLWRLTGKGGEGRPPYWAYVWAGGAALARHFLDRPESVRGRKVLDLGAGGGIVGIAALKAGAVSVTAAEIDGNGIAAIGLNAGANGVTVEIVGRDLTRTDAPSALDLVAVGDLFYAAGLARRVTCFLDNCLAAGAEVLIGDPGRAFLPRARLEPIAEYAVPDFGDGGAALKPSTVFAYRQ; this comes from the coding sequence ATGGTTTCTGCATTGAACGGCACCGCTCGCGGACCGGCTGATGCCGGCGTCGACCCCGCCAGCTTCATCAAGATGAACATGCGGCTTCAGCCCGTGCCGTCGATCCCCGAGATCAGCCTCTATATGGCGCATCCAGCCAGCAACCTTTGGCGCCTGACGGGAAAAGGCGGGGAGGGGCGGCCGCCTTACTGGGCCTATGTCTGGGCTGGCGGTGCTGCGCTTGCCCGTCATTTCCTCGACCGGCCGGAGAGCGTCCGCGGCCGAAAGGTTCTGGATCTCGGCGCGGGCGGCGGCATCGTCGGCATCGCGGCCTTGAAGGCTGGAGCGGTTTCAGTGACGGCGGCCGAGATCGACGGCAACGGCATTGCAGCGATCGGCCTGAATGCAGGTGCCAATGGCGTGACGGTGGAGATCGTCGGCCGTGATCTGACCCGGACCGATGCGCCATCTGCCCTCGACCTGGTCGCGGTCGGCGATCTGTTCTACGCCGCCGGTCTTGCGAGGCGCGTCACGTGCTTTCTCGACAATTGTCTCGCCGCGGGGGCCGAGGTGCTGATCGGTGATCCGGGAAGGGCTTTCCTGCCGCGTGCCCGGCTGGAGCCGATCGCGGAATATGCGGTACCGGATTTCGGCGATGGTGGGGCAGCGCTGAAGCCGAGCACGGTCTTTGCCTACCGGCAATGA
- a CDS encoding CsbD family protein, with amino-acid sequence MVNKDQVKGATKQVSGAVKEAAGKVTGSKKTEVKGKVEKAAGKMQKAYGDAKENVKDAARR; translated from the coding sequence ATGGTGAACAAGGATCAGGTGAAGGGTGCGACGAAACAGGTATCCGGTGCCGTTAAGGAAGCGGCCGGCAAGGTGACGGGCTCGAAGAAGACCGAGGTCAAAGGCAAGGTCGAGAAGGCTGCCGGGAAGATGCAGAAGGCCTATGGCGACGCCAAGGAAAACGTGAAGGACGCGGCACGCCGTTAA
- a CDS encoding hemolysin family protein, which yields MFELFVAAVLILLNGVFALSELAIVSARKARLGPMAARGVRGAAAAMRLSDNPGRFLSTVQIGITLVGILAGAFSGAALGERLSGFLILQGLSERAAELAGYLIVIGLITFLSVIIGELVPKHLALKNPERIACMMAPTMLFLSRAAAPIVWLLDMSTRLLLTVFGVSSEPQSAVTEEELKTVVAEAESAGVIESAEQFMISGVMRLSDRTVRAIMTPRTDVELLDARLDDVELRKALLDSRHSHLPVYEGTPDDVIGVVIVRDLIKPLTSKRKFDLKRHVRTAPVVPDTLEGLDAVRLLRDAEVPVALVLDEYGHFEGLLTPADILDAIAGAFRSDTEKDEPEAVRREDGSWLLAGWMPVDEMAELLYLSLPAKRNYDTVAGFLINEFQRIPETGDRIDIGAWRFEVVDLDGRRIDKVLATRLP from the coding sequence ATGTTCGAGCTTTTTGTCGCCGCGGTCCTCATCCTTTTAAACGGTGTCTTCGCCCTCTCGGAGCTTGCGATCGTTTCCGCGCGCAAGGCGCGGCTAGGTCCGATGGCCGCGCGCGGCGTGCGCGGCGCCGCTGCCGCGATGAGGTTGAGCGACAATCCGGGCCGTTTCCTCTCGACCGTCCAGATCGGCATCACGCTGGTGGGCATTCTGGCTGGTGCGTTTTCCGGCGCCGCGCTTGGCGAAAGGCTGAGCGGCTTCCTCATTTTGCAGGGGCTTTCCGAGCGGGCGGCGGAACTCGCCGGCTATCTGATTGTCATCGGCCTCATCACCTTCCTGTCGGTCATCATCGGCGAACTCGTGCCCAAGCATCTGGCGTTGAAGAATCCGGAGCGGATCGCTTGCATGATGGCGCCGACGATGCTGTTCCTGTCGCGCGCGGCCGCGCCCATTGTCTGGCTGCTGGATATGTCGACGCGCCTCTTGCTGACGGTTTTCGGTGTCTCCAGCGAGCCGCAAAGCGCCGTCACCGAGGAGGAACTCAAGACGGTGGTCGCCGAGGCCGAGAGCGCCGGCGTCATCGAAAGCGCCGAGCAATTCATGATCTCAGGCGTCATGCGGCTTTCCGACCGCACGGTGCGTGCGATCATGACGCCGCGCACGGATGTCGAACTTCTCGACGCGAGACTGGATGACGTCGAACTGCGCAAGGCGCTGCTCGATTCCCGGCACTCGCACCTGCCGGTTTACGAAGGTACGCCCGACGACGTGATCGGCGTGGTGATCGTCCGCGACCTGATCAAGCCGCTCACTTCGAAACGCAAATTCGACCTGAAGCGCCATGTTCGGACTGCGCCCGTCGTGCCGGACACGCTGGAGGGGCTGGATGCCGTGCGCCTCCTGCGCGACGCCGAAGTGCCGGTGGCGCTTGTGCTCGATGAGTACGGTCATTTCGAGGGGCTTCTGACGCCGGCCGACATCCTCGACGCAATCGCCGGCGCCTTCCGGTCGGATACCGAGAAAGACGAACCGGAAGCCGTCCGGCGCGAGGACGGATCGTGGCTCCTCGCCGGCTGGATGCCGGTCGACGAGATGGCGGAACTTCTCTATCTCAGCCTGCCGGCCAAGCGGAACTACGATACCGTAGCAGGCTTCCTCATCAACGAATTTCAGCGCATTCCCGAAACCGGCGACCGCATCGACATTGGCGCCTGGCGGTTTGAGGTGGTTGATCTCGACGGTCGCCGCATCGACAAGGTCCTGGCCACGCGCCTGCCATGA
- a CDS encoding metal ABC transporter solute-binding protein, Zn/Mn family gives MRSFLFATIMLAAAPFLSCGALAADRVTVAAAENFYGDLARQIGGDHVAVTSILSNPDEDPHLFETSPSTARAVADAEIVIYNGAGYDPWMEKLVSASSASSRTAIVSASLTGRKEGDNPHLWYDPATLPAVAKALSGELAKRDPANAADYKANLAKFTASMAKIGKEIANVRKAYGGTEVTATEPVFGYMAEALGFKMLNVEFQTAVMNDAEPTPGQVIAFEKSLKNGSAKALFYNSQVTDQATEHLLDIARANKVSVIGVTETMPAGQTIQSWFGGQIEAIEKALAARTQ, from the coding sequence ATGCGCTCTTTTCTCTTCGCGACCATCATGCTGGCGGCCGCTCCGTTTCTGTCCTGCGGTGCGCTTGCCGCCGACAGGGTAACTGTTGCCGCCGCAGAGAATTTCTACGGTGATCTCGCCCGACAGATCGGCGGCGACCATGTCGCGGTTACCAGTATCCTCTCCAATCCCGATGAGGATCCGCATCTGTTCGAGACCAGCCCGTCAACCGCGCGGGCGGTCGCTGACGCGGAAATCGTGATCTATAACGGTGCCGGGTATGATCCATGGATGGAAAAGCTCGTCTCGGCCTCCTCCGCCAGTAGCCGCACGGCGATCGTCTCGGCCTCGCTCACCGGCAGGAAGGAGGGCGACAACCCGCATCTCTGGTACGACCCCGCAACACTTCCTGCCGTCGCAAAGGCGCTTTCCGGCGAGCTTGCGAAGCGTGATCCGGCAAACGCCGCCGACTACAAGGCAAACCTCGCAAAATTCACCGCTTCGATGGCTAAGATCGGCAAGGAAATCGCAAACGTCCGCAAGGCCTATGGCGGCACGGAGGTGACGGCGACCGAGCCGGTCTTCGGCTACATGGCCGAAGCGCTCGGCTTCAAAATGCTGAACGTAGAATTCCAGACTGCCGTCATGAATGACGCCGAGCCGACGCCAGGGCAGGTCATCGCCTTCGAGAAGAGCCTGAAAAACGGGTCCGCCAAGGCGCTCTTCTACAATTCGCAGGTGACCGACCAGGCAACCGAACATCTTCTCGATATCGCCCGTGCCAACAAGGTTTCCGTCATCGGCGTAACGGAAACCATGCCAGCCGGCCAGACCATCCAGAGCTGGTTCGGCGGGCAGATCGAGGCCATTGAGAAGGCGCTTGCCGCGCGCACCCAATGA
- a CDS encoding metal ABC transporter ATP-binding protein, producing MSAVSFDQVTLAYGGRRVLSGVSFTVEQGEFVALLGTNGSGKTTILRAVLGLVRAQGGTISVLGKAPRRGNPAIGYVPQLRRGSVQTSLTGFDLVAGATGGHRWGWPVASATEKVAAWKALEQVGATDIARRSFDRLSGGERQRILIAQALTGEPKLLLLDEPLISLDAGHQRTIIELARELGEQLGIAVIFCSHDINPLIKAADKVLYVGNSKAAIGPVDEIISGPVLSRLYGTHIHVVRVEGRVFVMADGVELEGHAHAHDA from the coding sequence ATGAGCGCAGTCAGCTTCGACCAGGTAACGCTTGCCTATGGCGGGCGCCGGGTCCTTTCCGGCGTCTCCTTCACCGTGGAGCAAGGCGAATTCGTTGCGCTTCTCGGCACCAACGGCTCCGGCAAGACCACCATCTTACGGGCGGTCCTCGGCCTGGTCCGCGCGCAGGGCGGGACGATTTCCGTCTTGGGCAAGGCACCGCGGCGCGGCAATCCGGCCATCGGCTACGTGCCGCAGCTTCGCCGCGGTTCGGTGCAGACCTCGCTCACCGGCTTCGACCTCGTCGCCGGCGCGACCGGAGGCCATCGCTGGGGCTGGCCGGTGGCCTCGGCGACCGAGAAAGTCGCGGCATGGAAAGCGCTCGAACAGGTGGGCGCCACCGACATCGCCAGGCGCTCTTTCGACCGGCTTTCAGGCGGCGAGCGCCAGCGCATCCTGATTGCGCAGGCGCTCACAGGTGAGCCGAAGCTTTTGCTTCTCGACGAGCCGCTGATCAGTCTCGATGCCGGGCACCAGCGCACCATCATCGAGCTCGCGCGGGAACTTGGCGAGCAGCTTGGCATCGCCGTCATCTTCTGCTCGCACGACATCAATCCGCTTATCAAGGCAGCGGACAAGGTGCTTTATGTCGGCAACAGCAAGGCGGCCATCGGCCCGGTGGACGAAATCATCAGCGGGCCGGTGCTGTCCCGACTCTACGGCACGCATATTCACGTCGTGCGTGTGGAAGGCCGCGTCTTCGTCATGGCCGACGGCGTCGAACTGGAGGGGCACGCGCATGCTCACGATGCTTGA
- a CDS encoding metal ABC transporter permease translates to MLTMLEYEFMRNAFAASAIVGAVAGAVGYFLVLRGQTFAGHALAHVGFPGATGAVLVGVSPFFGLTAFTLAAGIGIGLLGERAHRDVAIGIVLTLSLGLGLLFLHFYTSNAAQATSALFGNVLGISLRTVLVLAVMALVTLAGLTLIARPLLFASLQPELAEARGVRLELVSTLFMIIVAIATAEATQIVGVLLVFALMVAPAATSLLITRGVLVGIVVSVVIAVAIAWVSLSLAYITDWPTSFFITALGAGAYLLAAITNKLRAA, encoded by the coding sequence ATGCTCACGATGCTTGAATATGAGTTCATGCGAAATGCCTTCGCAGCCTCGGCCATCGTTGGTGCGGTCGCCGGCGCGGTCGGCTATTTCCTGGTGCTGAGAGGCCAGACCTTTGCCGGCCATGCGCTCGCACATGTCGGTTTCCCCGGCGCGACCGGTGCGGTACTGGTCGGGGTCTCTCCTTTCTTCGGGCTGACGGCGTTCACGCTCGCGGCCGGCATCGGCATTGGCCTGCTTGGCGAGCGGGCGCATCGCGACGTGGCGATCGGCATCGTCCTGACGCTGTCGCTCGGGCTCGGCCTGCTCTTCCTGCACTTCTACACCTCCAACGCCGCGCAGGCGACGAGCGCGCTTTTCGGCAACGTGCTCGGCATCAGCTTGCGTACGGTGCTGGTGCTGGCCGTGATGGCTCTCGTCACGCTCGCGGGGTTGACGCTCATCGCCCGCCCGCTTCTCTTTGCCAGCCTGCAGCCGGAACTTGCCGAAGCCAGGGGCGTCAGGCTCGAACTCGTCTCCACGCTCTTCATGATCATCGTCGCGATAGCGACGGCCGAGGCTACGCAGATCGTCGGCGTGCTTCTCGTCTTCGCGCTGATGGTGGCGCCGGCCGCGACGTCGCTTCTTATCACACGCGGCGTTCTCGTCGGGATCGTCGTCTCAGTCGTGATCGCCGTCGCCATCGCGTGGGTGAGCCTGTCGCTCGCCTACATCACTGACTGGCCGACGAGTTTCTTCATCACCGCGCTCGGCGCCGGCGCCTATCTCCTTGCCGCAATCACCAACAAATTGCGGGCGGCCTGA
- a CDS encoding Fur family transcriptional regulator: MTTTELTKNQKLVFAALERAGTPLSAYQILDQLRDEGFRAPLQVYRALDQLRGFGVVHRLESMNAFVACAHADGHVHHDGEPIGFTICERCGAVSEIHDADFRAFVDGISARSGFRPEKTTVEIRGLCADCAKAA; the protein is encoded by the coding sequence GTGACGACCACCGAACTCACCAAAAACCAGAAGCTGGTTTTCGCGGCGCTGGAACGCGCTGGTACACCGCTCAGCGCTTACCAGATCCTCGACCAGTTGCGTGACGAGGGTTTTCGCGCGCCGCTCCAGGTCTATCGCGCGCTCGATCAGCTTCGCGGCTTCGGCGTCGTGCACCGGCTTGAGAGCATGAACGCCTTCGTCGCCTGCGCGCATGCCGACGGCCACGTCCATCATGACGGCGAGCCGATCGGCTTCACCATCTGCGAGCGCTGCGGCGCGGTCTCGGAAATCCACGACGCGGATTTCCGTGCCTTCGTCGACGGCATCAGCGCGCGTTCCGGCTTTCGGCCGGAGAAGACAACCGTTGAAATCCGCGGGCTTTGCGCCGACTGCGCCAAGGCGGCGTGA
- a CDS encoding aminopeptidase — MNTHQRSIQASIDPAKLDRLAEVAVKVGLRLERGQNLFLTAPAAALPLVRRIADHAYRAGAGLVTPILSDEEITLSRFRNAPDEGFDRAPGWLYEGVAKAFSENTARLAIVGDNPMLLSNEDATKVARANKANSLAYQPALEKITGFDINWNIVAYPGASWAKQVFPDDAEEVAVAKLAAAIFAASRVDSDDPIGAWEAHNAALKKRTEWLNGKRFRALHYSGPGTDLTIGLADGHEWQGGASTAKNGIVCNPNIPTEEVFTTPHSRRVEGHVSSTKPLSYQGTLIDEISVRFEEGRIVEAKAARGEAVLAKVLETDEGARRLGEVALVPHSSPISASGILFFNTLFDENASCHIALGQCYSKCFLGGAKLTPEQIAAQGGNKSLIHIDWMIGSDRIDIDGIAEDGSRTPVFRKGEWA, encoded by the coding sequence ATGAATACGCACCAGCGCAGCATCCAGGCTTCCATCGATCCCGCAAAGCTCGACAGGCTGGCGGAAGTCGCCGTCAAGGTCGGGCTCAGGCTGGAGCGCGGACAAAACCTGTTCCTGACCGCTCCTGCGGCTGCGCTGCCGCTCGTGCGCCGCATCGCCGACCATGCCTACCGCGCCGGCGCCGGGCTGGTGACGCCGATCCTGTCGGACGAGGAGATCACGCTTTCGCGCTTCCGCAACGCACCGGACGAGGGCTTCGACCGCGCGCCGGGCTGGCTTTACGAAGGCGTCGCCAAGGCATTCTCCGAAAACACCGCGCGGCTCGCCATCGTCGGCGACAATCCGATGCTCCTGTCGAACGAGGACGCGACCAAGGTGGCGCGCGCCAACAAGGCGAACTCGCTCGCCTACCAGCCGGCGCTTGAAAAGATCACCGGCTTTGACATCAACTGGAATATCGTCGCCTATCCAGGCGCTTCCTGGGCCAAGCAGGTCTTCCCCGATGACGCCGAAGAGGTCGCCGTGGCGAAGCTCGCCGCCGCGATTTTCGCCGCCTCGCGTGTGGACAGCGACGATCCGATCGGTGCCTGGGAAGCGCACAATGCAGCACTCAAGAAGCGGACGGAATGGCTGAACGGCAAGCGCTTCCGCGCGCTGCATTATTCCGGCCCCGGCACAGACCTCACCATCGGCCTCGCCGACGGGCACGAATGGCAGGGCGGCGCATCGACCGCCAAGAACGGCATCGTCTGCAATCCCAACATCCCGACCGAAGAGGTCTTCACCACGCCGCACTCGCGACGCGTCGAAGGCCATGTCTCCTCAACCAAGCCGCTCTCCTACCAGGGCACGCTGATCGACGAGATTTCCGTGCGCTTCGAGGAAGGTCGCATCGTGGAAGCCAAGGCAGCGCGCGGCGAAGCCGTGCTGGCGAAGGTGCTCGAGACGGACGAAGGCGCGCGACGGCTCGGCGAAGTGGCGCTCGTGCCGCATTCCTCGCCGATCTCGGCGAGCGGCATCCTCTTCTTCAACACGCTGTTCGACGAGAACGCGTCGTGCCATATCGCACTCGGCCAATGCTATTCGAAGTGCTTCCTTGGCGGGGCGAAGCTGACGCCCGAACAGATCGCGGCGCAGGGCGGCAACAAGAGCCTGATCCATATCGACTGGATGATCGGCTCCGACAGGATCGACATCGACGGCATCGCCGAGGACGGCTCCCGCACACCTGTCTTCCGCAAGGGCGAGTGGGCGTAG
- the fumC gene encoding class II fumarate hydratase: MTTTRTETDTFGPIEVPGDRYWGAQTERSRQNFRIGGERMPLPLIHALGLVKRAAAETNMELGLLDPALGKAIATAADEVANGKLDEHFPLVVWQTGSGTQTNMNANEVISNRAIETLGGQMGSKKPVHPNDHVNKSQSSNDTFPTAMHVAAAMQATALLLPALKELTAALDAKAKAFAGIVKIGRTHTQDATPLTLGQEFSGYVAALELGRKRIEQALGDVYALAQGGTAVGTGLNAPVGFDTAIAAKLAKITGLPFRTAENKFEGLASHGALANFHGSLSALATDLFKIGNDIRFLGSGPRSGLGELRLPENEPGSSIMPGKVNPTQAEALTMVATQVIGNNAAVLMAASQGHFELNVFKPVIALNVLQSIRLTADAMRSFAENCVAGIEADEQRIADLMGRSLMLVTALAPTIGYDNAAKIAKTAHKNGTTLRDEAIKSGLVSEADYDRIVKPKDMTHPG; the protein is encoded by the coding sequence ATGACCACGACACGTACCGAGACCGACACATTCGGCCCTATCGAAGTTCCCGGCGACCGCTATTGGGGGGCGCAGACAGAGCGCAGCCGGCAGAACTTCAGGATCGGCGGTGAGCGGATGCCGCTGCCGCTCATCCATGCGCTGGGGCTCGTCAAGCGAGCGGCGGCGGAGACCAACATGGAACTCGGTCTGCTCGACCCGGCGCTCGGCAAGGCCATCGCCACGGCGGCGGATGAGGTGGCGAACGGCAAGCTCGACGAACATTTTCCGCTCGTCGTCTGGCAGACGGGCTCGGGCACTCAGACCAACATGAACGCCAACGAGGTCATTTCGAACCGCGCGATCGAGACGCTCGGCGGCCAGATGGGCTCCAAGAAGCCGGTCCATCCGAACGACCACGTCAACAAGAGCCAGTCGTCCAACGACACCTTCCCGACCGCCATGCATGTGGCGGCGGCGATGCAGGCGACGGCGCTCCTGCTGCCGGCGCTGAAGGAACTGACGGCCGCTCTTGACGCCAAGGCAAAGGCCTTCGCCGGCATCGTCAAGATCGGCCGCACCCATACCCAGGACGCCACGCCGCTGACGCTCGGCCAGGAATTCTCCGGCTATGTCGCCGCGCTGGAACTCGGCCGGAAACGCATCGAGCAGGCGCTGGGCGACGTCTATGCGCTGGCGCAGGGCGGCACCGCCGTCGGCACCGGCCTCAACGCTCCGGTAGGCTTCGATACCGCGATCGCAGCCAAGCTGGCGAAGATCACGGGCCTGCCTTTCCGCACGGCGGAAAACAAGTTCGAGGGACTGGCCTCGCACGGGGCGCTGGCGAATTTCCATGGGAGCCTCTCTGCACTCGCCACCGATCTCTTCAAGATCGGCAACGATATCCGCTTCCTCGGCTCGGGGCCGCGCTCCGGTCTTGGCGAATTGCGCTTGCCGGAGAATGAGCCGGGCTCCTCGATCATGCCGGGCAAGGTCAACCCCACCCAGGCCGAGGCGCTGACCATGGTGGCGACGCAGGTGATCGGCAACAACGCCGCCGTGCTGATGGCCGCCAGCCAGGGGCATTTCGAGCTCAATGTCTTCAAGCCGGTGATCGCGCTCAACGTGCTGCAATCGATCCGGCTCACCGCCGACGCGATGCGCTCTTTCGCCGAGAATTGCGTCGCCGGCATCGAGGCCGACGAGCAGCGCATCGCCGACCTGATGGGCCGTTCGCTGATGCTGGTGACGGCGCTGGCGCCGACCATCGGCTACGACAACGCTGCCAAGATCGCCAAGACCGCGCACAAGAACGGCACCACTCTGCGCGACGAGGCGATCAAGAGCGGGCTCGTCTCGGAGGCGGATTATGACCGCATCGTCAAGCCGAAGGACATGACGCATCCGGGGTGA
- a CDS encoding DoxX family protein, producing MPANVVLLVARILLAIIFVMSGFGKLTNIAGTAAYFANYSLPAPTATAVIVGLIEFLDGLAILIGFKTRIAAWVLALFSVATALVAHTDFADQAQMINFLKNLAIAGGFLALAVEGAGSISLDGRRAA from the coding sequence ATGCCCGCCAATGTCGTCCTGCTCGTCGCGCGCATCCTGCTTGCGATCATCTTCGTCATGTCCGGTTTCGGCAAGCTGACCAATATCGCCGGCACCGCTGCCTATTTCGCCAATTACAGCCTGCCGGCGCCGACCGCGACGGCCGTGATCGTCGGCCTGATCGAGTTTCTCGACGGACTTGCGATCCTGATCGGCTTCAAGACCCGCATCGCGGCCTGGGTGCTCGCCCTCTTCTCTGTGGCGACGGCGCTGGTGGCGCATACGGATTTCGCCGACCAGGCGCAGATGATCAATTTCCTGAAGAACCTCGCGATTGCCGGCGGCTTCCTGGCGCTGGCCGTCGAAGGCGCGGGCTCCATCTCGCTCGATGGACGGCGGGCTGCCTGA